TGGAATCTCAATTCCGGCGGCCTGGTAGGCGCTTTGCGTGAGCCCTGAGCAGTCGAACCCAGCCTGGCCGGTACGGTCGGGTCCGTCACCACCCCAGATGTAGGGGCGGCCGATCTGAGCGGCGGCGTAGTCCAGGGCGATCCGGGCAGCGGTCGAGGGCGCGTGTCGGACCGCTGTGGCTAGGAGCCTGTCCGGCGGTGCGGCGGACGCGTAGACGTCGGCGAGCTCCAGCACGCGGTCGACATAGGCGTGGTCGTGGTTGTAGGCGAACACGGCGCCAGACACGTCCCCTGCCCCGGCGGCGCCGTCCCGGCACAACATGCGAGCGGCGGCGAAGGTGGCATCCGCCGGATCCCACGGCGACGGCGGAGCCGCACCACCGGGCGGGACTGGCAGGGCGTAGTGGCTGAACGTCGTCGGCAGCATCTGTATCGGCCCCAGCGCCCCGGCACTGCTGACCTGGTCAGCGGCGCGACCGTGATCCGATTCGACCTTCCCGATGCCAGCCAGCACTGCCCACGAAAGACCGGGGCACCCGGCGGCAGCCTGGTGGTAGAGGGCGAACATCCCGGCCGGGATCTCTCCGGCTGCATCTGGGTGGAACTTCGAAACGGCGGTAGCCGAGTTCCACAGGTCGTCCAGCGGCGCGGTGACCGCGCTGACGACGGCCGCCGCGGCGGCGGAGAGCAGAACCACCATCATGAGCAGCCCTCCGCCAGCTGCGGCAGCGATGCGGGTGATAGGCGACACGCGACACCTCCGGCGTCAGACTCTGGCGGTGACCCGCACTCATGGGCGCCGGGCCCTGAGAGCATCCTGATCAGGGCCTTGAATACGGCGGCAGTACTTCGATTAACCGACAGCGGCCCCCGCGACCGGCGCCGGCCCGGCGCCACACCATCTCCGCCGGATTGGTGGTCGCGGGGCTCCCTGAAGCGGTCGCCACCGGTACACGGCCGGCATCAAGCCTGCGGTGCAACTCGGACTCCCGGCGCGCCGAGTGCAGCCAAAACAGCACCGGCGCAGTACGACCGGTCGCCTCAGCCAGGGCTGCGTAGCCGTGCAGCTTGGCCACCACGGTCGAAAGCGACTCAGTACCGGTGTCGAACTCCAGGAAGAAGTCGATGCTGCGGTTGGCCTCGCGCCATCGGCCGAAGCCGTCAGGCCGGATGTAGGTGCCCAACGTGCGCGTGCAGGCCCGCTCCGACCACCACAGCTCGAGGTCGGCCTCCGCATGACGGCGTGCATGCTCGGCGAGGCGCGTGAACACGTCGTTCACACCGACCAGGTGGCCGAGGTCGGGGCGCACCGCGATTGCCTCGACGGCGTCCTTGCGGAATGTGGCGGCGTGCGCGGCGTCGATGAGTCCTTCGGTCGCTAGCCCGCCGAGCGGGGTGATCACGCAATGCCTCGGGGCGCTGCCGAGGGGCAGGATCGGACGGAAAGTGTCGACCAGGCCGACCTGCTGGAGCACCTGCACGCGGCGGCGGGCCACGCGCGGACAATCGAAGAAGAGCCGCGTGATCTGGTGCGTGGTGAGCACGTGGTGCTTGGCCAGCATCACCAGGATCTGCCGGTCGCGTTCGGTCATCCTGGAGGCGGCGATGGCCGCTTGGCTGCGCCGGGGTTGCGACTTGTCCATATTGCTGTTGCTGGCAGTAGCGCCGGTCATGCTGCGAGTCCTTCCTGGTCATCGATGAAGGGCGTGAATCCAGAGGTCTGCGCCGCAGGATCGTCTACGGAAACTGCCGAAGGGAATCGCGCTGCCGCATTTGCCAGAACGGCATCAAGCCGGCCATCGATCGGCGGCGGCAGGGGGTTGGTGCGCAGCGTGAACGCGGCGGTCTCCTGGCCGTCGGCCACCAGCCGGGCGGCGGCTTGATAGCCGCCGAGATGGGATAGGTCGTGGGCGAGCAGCGAGGGCTTGGTGTGGCGCTCCAGGTCCCGGCCGTCTTCCGGGGAGACGGAGAAGAACACCTTCGAGCGGGCGTTGGCCGAGATGCCTTCGCGCAGATCGGTAGGGAGTTGCGCGAGGTTCTGATGGGCCAGAACCATCGACAGCCGGTAGGCACGGGCCTCGGCCAGCATGTCCTCCAGCGGATACGGAAGGCTGAGGAAGTTCTGCGCCTCATCGAGTGCGAGTGAGCAGTCGATGCGCTTCTCCTCAGGCAGTCCGACACGGGCCGAGGCGGCCTGCCAGACGGACGCGACGATGAAGGAGCCGAGCAGGCGCACGGCCTCCTCGCCGAGCAGTCCTTTCGGTAGTCGCGCCAACAGCACTCCGCCGTTCATCACCTGGCTGATGTCGAACCGCGAGACCGACGTGGAGACCGTGGCCTTCACAAAATCCCGGAGCAAGAACGCGCGCAGCTTGTTCATCAGCGGGCCGACCGCCTGCGCGCGGGCTGGCTCTGACAACGCGTCATACCAAGACCAGAACCCGGTCAGCACGGGATCCTTGAGCCCGGGAAGCATCGCTGTGCGCTCCTTTGGGCTCGCCACCAGCAACTTCGGGATGTCTGCAAGCTGAGGTGCCGGAGCACCAGACGCTGTACGCGCCTTTAGCAGGGACAGCGCGGCAGAGCGCATGACGTCGTCGGTGCGCGGACCCCAATACGCCGCATAGATCTTGTGGAAGATCCCGACCAGGTTGTCCACCACCAACTGGATCTGTGCGTCACCCTTGGCGGCCAGCACGTTGAACGCTGGGCGGATGTCCTCCCGGGTCGGGTCGAGCAGCACTGTGCGGCCGATTGCCCGTTCGGGAAGCCGGGAGAGGATGTCCGGTACCAGGTCGCCCTTGGGGTCGATGACGACCGCGCCTCGGCCGGCCTCGATGTCGGCCAGGACCATGTTCGCCATCAAGGTGGACTTGCCGGAGCCGGTCGCACCGATGATGTGCAGGTGGTGTCGGGAGTCCGGGACGGTCAGCCCGACCGGGCGGCTGCCTCCGGCGTCGGCGACGCCCAGCGGCTTGAGCCCGGTTCCGACGCCGGTGTAGATGTGCGGCGGCGGAGCGGTGGCCTTTGCGCCGGCCTTCACCACGCCAGGGGCAGCGTCGTCGAACGGCAGGTGGGCGATCGCGGCCAGCTCCGTCAGCGATAGCAGATTCCCGCGCACCAGACGCCGCTGCTCGACACCGCGAGCCAGATGAAGAACAGGACGTCGGGCCCACCAGTTCCGTTCGGCGTGGATCGCGAACGCCGAGGCGATGCCGTGTGCGATCCCGCGCAGCCGCCCGAGATCGGACTTCCGCTCGGCACGGTTGGTCGCGTCTGGGCCGGTGGATGCAGCGACGTAGAGAATCCTCGTCTCCCACAGCGGCCCGACGGACTTTGCCAGGGCCGCACGGACCTCGGCGGCGTGCTCCAGGTCCGAGCGCACCGCCGCAGGCTTGGCGGTGCCGCCGGGGGTGATGATGTCGAAGACCGTCGACTTCGCCGAAGCGCGACCCGGCGCCTTGCGGAAGCGGCGCAACACCCGCCGATAGCGGCGGACGCGTCGGCCCGTCGCCGGACGCGCGAGAACCTGCACCGAGGCGTGCTCAGTGCGAGCCAGACCGATCGTCGCGCCAAGCAAGGGGCGCAAAGGATCGGCGTCGAACTTCGACATCAAGGGATGCAGGTCACCGCGCGCCAAGCGAAGCCTGCCACCGATGATGCGGGTCGGTTTGAGAGATACCCAGGTGTCGGAGCGGACGAGCCGCATCAGCGGCACCGGAGCTGTCGTCGTCTCGGCGACGCGGGCCTGCGCGCCGGGCCACGCGGCCTCGATCGCCCGTTCCACGATCCCGGGTGGCACCGTTCCCGGTACCCAGATCGAGATGCTTAGGCCGGTGGAGGTGAAGGCGTACTCGAAGGACAGGTGCGGCTGCCCGGAGGCCGCTCGCCGCCATGCCGGACGCAGCAGGCCATGCAGGTGAGCCCAGAATGCCTGACCAGCTGAGGGGTCGACGGTCGGTGGCACAAGGACCGTGATCAGTCTCGCGCCCCTGTTCATCACCAGCGACCGGCGGCGCAGCAGCTCGCCGCGAATACCGACGATGCAGGCCACGAGGCCGACAACGGCCAGCACAGATGGCAGCCACCAGCGTTCGGCCGTCGCGGCGACCGTATTCCATGCCTCCTGCCACCAGGCGTTCGGGTCCCGGAGGAAGTCGATGAGAGGCCGGTGCGGGACCGAGGTCGGGTTGCTCACAGCGTGTCCTCCTCATCTTCGTGGTCTGCCAAGCCAGCAAGCTCTGCGGGATCGGTTGTCGCGATCTCGTTCTCTGCGTTCGAAGCGGCACTCTGAAAGGCAGCTCTGGCGGACGCGCCGAAGATGATCAAACCTTGGCCCCTGGTCGCAGACAGCAGGAATCCCCTCTCCCCCGCCGACAGCCGGAAGGCGGATGCGACGGCGTCGATGGCCTGCGGGGCCTGGCGCAGCAGGATCTGGGTGGCGGCGTTCGCCACCACCGCCTGCCCGAGCTCGGTGCCGAGTAGGTCGGCGGCGTCCTGAGTGACGACCGCCAGCCCGGCCCAGTGCTTGCGGGCGGCCTTGGCCATGCGGAACAAGAACTTCGCGCCCTCGGGCTCTTTCATCAGCAGCCAGGCCTCGTCGACGATGCACAGCCGTCGGAGCCGTTCCGACGAGGTGATCTGCCGCCAGATCGCATCCAGCACCAGCAGCGTCCCGATCGGTTTCAGCTCCTCTGGCAGCGCCTTGAGGCTGAACACCTGCAGGTGCCCGGTAGCCGGCGTGGAGGTGTGGCCGGTGAACAGCCCGGAGAACGAGCCCGACACGTGGGGTGCGAGGCGTTCGGCCAACGACCGCGCCGTCTCCGACTCTTGTTCGGCCAGCAGGGTCGCGACGTCGGCGAGGGTCGGAGCAGGCCGAGTGTGGGTGCGGACATCGTCGGTGACCCCAGCGCCTTTGTAGGCGGCGAGGATCGCGGTGTCGACGATTGCGCGCTCGGCGCCGGTGAGCGCCTGCCCGAGCAGTACGGCGACGACGGTGTGAGCGAAGAGGGCTCGACGCCGCACCGCATCGGCCGACGATGTGCCGTTGCGTGGGAGGTCGAAAGGGTTGATCCGCACTCCGTGCTCGCCGAGGGCGACATAGGTCCCGCCGACCGCCGCTGCGAGCCGCGCGTACTCGTCTTCTGGATCCACGACCAGCACCTGCACGCCCTGATACAGAGAACGCAGCGCCTCCAGTTTCGTCAGGTACGACTTGCCGGCGCCGCTTCGTGCGAGCACGACGGAGTTGTGGTTGTCCATAGCCCACCGGTCGACCATGACCAGCCCTGAGCCAGTCGCGTTGGTTCCGAGCAGCACCCCGCCGCTGCTCGGGGCCGGAAGGTCCGGGGAGGCGAACGGGAACACCGTCGCCAGGGCCTCGGTGTCGAAGGTCCGGCGGATCCGCATTGGGTCGAGTCCCAGCGGTAGCGTCGCGGTCCATCCCTGCACTGCGCGGAACGTGGCGGGGATCAGCCGCAGCAGCATCCCCTCACACAGTGAGCGCACTCTGGCGACCTCGGCAGCGAGGTCGTGTTCGGTCGCGGCGTGGACCGTGAGGTAGATCCCGACGCGGAACAACTTGCCCGCCCCGCACGACACCCGATACGCCAGCTCACGGGCATCGGCCGCAGCGGCTTCCAGCTCCGGATCATCCAGACGCTCGCGGGACGCGCCGTGCCGACGGGAAGACTCCAGCCGGGCCCGCTGTCTGCGCAGCCGGTCAGCTGCCTGGGCTGACGGGATCGGCTCGATGTGGATCGCGACGTCCAGGCGTCCGGGGTAAGCGAACAGCGGCTCCAACCATCCGGCCATCACCTCGGCCGGGTAGTCCGCCACCGCGAACGACGCCGCGAAGCCATCCCCGATCCGCAGATGTTTCGCGCAAACCTCCAGGCTGTCCGGGCCGTACCACGAACTGGGCTGTCGGGCGGCTCTTCGATACATGATCGACTCCCTATTCAGTTGTGGCTGTTCAGGGGTTAAGCGCGGCGTGGATCACGGTAGTCACGTCCCGCGCTTCGACATGGCGGACGCCGACCTCACATCCCGCAAGATGGGCGGTGGCTTCGGCGACACGCCGCGCCAGATGCACGCCGGCGTCCGATCCCTCCTCGTGGACCACGAGCAGTACGCCGCGGTCCAACAGGTATCCGCGCCCGGCAATGTCTTCGAGGAAGTCAGCGTGTTCCCGGGCCGCCGCCTCCAACGCCGGATGCGACAGGCCCGGCGCGGCATCGCGTAGAGCGGCGACCCGGTCGGCGAGGTGGACCGGGCGAGAGGAAGAGGCAACCTGCACTGGCCCGGTCAGAGCGTTGAGCCACTGGGCGAACCCGCCGATCAGCACGTCCTGCTCAGCCGGCGTACGCAGCGCGAAGTTCACCGTCGAACAGGTCGCAAGCAGGCTCGCACCGTCCCGGCCGAGGTCCACCACACCATCGGACTCGATCTCACGGAGCGGACCCGCGAACGGTGCCGGGTCGTTTCTGCTTCGGCCCATCACGTCGTCCAGGAAGGCCGGCGGGCGACCTACGCCTTCGGGCGCGAGGACCTGACGCTTTGGTGAGCGTGCGTGACGCAGCGCCGTTAGTGCGAACCGGTCAAGGCTCAGGCCGTCACGGCTCATCGTCACCGCGACCGCGACAAGCACCAGGACCAGGGCCCCAAGCGGCAGGAACACCAGAGGTGGTACGAGCGGACGCGAAGCCTGGAACAGCAGATAGAGCGCAACAGCGGTCGCGGCGAGGATTCCAGCCTGCCTCACGGTCAAACCCAACAGGACGCGGTCCTCCTGATCCACATTCGCGGGGATCTTCGCCGCAGCACGGCCGTTGTACATGCCCTCTGACATCTCCTACGACTCCTTCTTCCTCGGCTTCGCGGGACTCGGTCGCGGCGGTGTGGCGTGCGGTAGCGGCGCGAGGGTCGTCGGGGAGAACAGGGCCGGGTGCACCACGCCCGACCGGCCGACCGC
The sequence above is a segment of the Catenulispora sp. GP43 genome. Coding sequences within it:
- a CDS encoding replication-relaxation family protein, whose translation is MTGATASNSNMDKSQPRRSQAAIAASRMTERDRQILVMLAKHHVLTTHQITRLFFDCPRVARRRVQVLQQVGLVDTFRPILPLGSAPRHCVITPLGGLATEGLIDAAHAATFRKDAVEAIAVRPDLGHLVGVNDVFTRLAEHARRHAEADLELWWSERACTRTLGTYIRPDGFGRWREANRSIDFFLEFDTGTESLSTVVAKLHGYAALAEATGRTAPVLFWLHSARRESELHRRLDAGRVPVATASGSPATTNPAEMVWRRAGAGRGGRCRLIEVLPPYSRP
- a CDS encoding PrgI family protein encodes the protein MSEGMYNGRAAAKIPANVDQEDRVLLGLTVRQAGILAATAVALYLLFQASRPLVPPLVFLPLGALVLVLVAVAVTMSRDGLSLDRFALTALRHARSPKRQVLAPEGVGRPPAFLDDVMGRSRNDPAPFAGPLREIESDGVVDLGRDGASLLATCSTVNFALRTPAEQDVLIGGFAQWLNALTGPVQVASSSRPVHLADRVAALRDAAPGLSHPALEAAAREHADFLEDIAGRGYLLDRGVLLVVHEEGSDAGVHLARRVAEATAHLAGCEVGVRHVEARDVTTVIHAALNP
- a CDS encoding type IV secretory system conjugative DNA transfer family protein; the protein is MSNPTSVPHRPLIDFLRDPNAWWQEAWNTVAATAERWWLPSVLAVVGLVACIVGIRGELLRRRSLVMNRGARLITVLVPPTVDPSAGQAFWAHLHGLLRPAWRRAASGQPHLSFEYAFTSTGLSISIWVPGTVPPGIVERAIEAAWPGAQARVAETTTAPVPLMRLVRSDTWVSLKPTRIIGGRLRLARGDLHPLMSKFDADPLRPLLGATIGLARTEHASVQVLARPATGRRVRRYRRVLRRFRKAPGRASAKSTVFDIITPGGTAKPAAVRSDLEHAAEVRAALAKSVGPLWETRILYVAASTGPDATNRAERKSDLGRLRGIAHGIASAFAIHAERNWWARRPVLHLARGVEQRRLVRGNLLSLTELAAIAHLPFDDAAPGVVKAGAKATAPPPHIYTGVGTGLKPLGVADAGGSRPVGLTVPDSRHHLHIIGATGSGKSTLMANMVLADIEAGRGAVVIDPKGDLVPDILSRLPERAIGRTVLLDPTREDIRPAFNVLAAKGDAQIQLVVDNLVGIFHKIYAAYWGPRTDDVMRSAALSLLKARTASGAPAPQLADIPKLLVASPKERTAMLPGLKDPVLTGFWSWYDALSEPARAQAVGPLMNKLRAFLLRDFVKATVSTSVSRFDISQVMNGGVLLARLPKGLLGEEAVRLLGSFIVASVWQAASARVGLPEEKRIDCSLALDEAQNFLSLPYPLEDMLAEARAYRLSMVLAHQNLAQLPTDLREGISANARSKVFFSVSPEDGRDLERHTKPSLLAHDLSHLGGYQAAARLVADGQETAAFTLRTNPLPPPIDGRLDAVLANAAARFPSAVSVDDPAAQTSGFTPFIDDQEGLAA
- a CDS encoding VirB4 family type IV secretion system protein yields the protein MYRRAARQPSSWYGPDSLEVCAKHLRIGDGFAASFAVADYPAEVMAGWLEPLFAYPGRLDVAIHIEPIPSAQAADRLRRQRARLESSRRHGASRERLDDPELEAAAADARELAYRVSCGAGKLFRVGIYLTVHAATEHDLAAEVARVRSLCEGMLLRLIPATFRAVQGWTATLPLGLDPMRIRRTFDTEALATVFPFASPDLPAPSSGGVLLGTNATGSGLVMVDRWAMDNHNSVVLARSGAGKSYLTKLEALRSLYQGVQVLVVDPEDEYARLAAAVGGTYVALGEHGVRINPFDLPRNGTSSADAVRRRALFAHTVVAVLLGQALTGAERAIVDTAILAAYKGAGVTDDVRTHTRPAPTLADVATLLAEQESETARSLAERLAPHVSGSFSGLFTGHTSTPATGHLQVFSLKALPEELKPIGTLLVLDAIWRQITSSERLRRLCIVDEAWLLMKEPEGAKFLFRMAKAARKHWAGLAVVTQDAADLLGTELGQAVVANAATQILLRQAPQAIDAVASAFRLSAGERGFLLSATRGQGLIIFGASARAAFQSAASNAENEIATTDPAELAGLADHEDEEDTL
- a CDS encoding NlpC/P60 family protein, giving the protein MMVVLLSAAAAAVVSAVTAPLDDLWNSATAVSKFHPDAAGEIPAGMFALYHQAAAGCPGLSWAVLAGIGKVESDHGRAADQVSSAGALGPIQMLPTTFSHYALPVPPGGAAPPSPWDPADATFAAARMLCRDGAAGAGDVSGAVFAYNHDHAYVDRVLELADVYASAAPPDRLLATAVRHAPSTAARIALDYAAAQIGRPYIWGGDGPDRTGQAGFDCSGLTQSAYQAAGIEIPRTATAQFSTGHKIDRNALLPGDLVFYGNPGGFLHHVAIYVGEGRILDAPRTGEQIRLDPLDAPDYAGAVREG